One segment of Myxococcales bacterium DNA contains the following:
- a CDS encoding long-chain fatty acid--CoA ligase, with amino-acid sequence MSLNLGSILQASCADRPDSKALRLGEFSMSYAELDAAARGVASALAERGIEANDCVAVLIPNVPEFTIAYFGILYAGATVVPINVLATAVEVDYFLRDSKAKMLIAHKNFEDVGTKGAALADVPCVSAGNEGEGTLAELMASSPVDGIYPTSPDDTAVILYTSGTTGKPKGAELTHSNILLNCAIVSPKLVPVPLGQANYLATLPLFHSFGQVVVQNASISSGGCFSLLPRFDPGQALEIIERDKINVFAGVPTMYFAMLHHKGDRSYDVSSLEFCLTGGAPMPIEVMSAFEKKFGVTIFEGYGLSETSPIASFGTLGRPRKAGSIGYPVWGVELQIADEKGKALPDGERGEICIRGHNIMKGYLGRPEATAEAFEGGWFHSGDIGYRDDDGCYWIVDRKKDMILRGGFNVYPREVEEVLYAHEAIAEAAVVGVPHESHGEEVKAVVSLLAGKTASEKEIIAFCKERLSAYKYPRTVEFVDALPKGPSGKILKRELR; translated from the coding sequence ATGAGTCTCAACCTCGGAAGTATTCTGCAAGCGAGTTGCGCCGATCGACCTGACTCCAAGGCGCTCCGGCTGGGCGAGTTCTCGATGAGCTACGCCGAACTCGATGCGGCAGCGCGCGGTGTTGCCAGCGCCCTGGCTGAGCGCGGCATAGAGGCCAACGACTGCGTTGCGGTCTTGATTCCGAATGTTCCCGAGTTCACGATTGCCTACTTCGGCATCTTGTACGCCGGAGCGACGGTTGTTCCCATCAACGTCCTGGCCACCGCGGTCGAAGTCGACTACTTCCTGCGCGACTCGAAGGCCAAGATGTTGATCGCCCACAAGAATTTTGAAGATGTGGGGACAAAGGGTGCAGCGCTCGCGGACGTTCCCTGTGTGAGCGCCGGCAACGAGGGCGAGGGAACTCTCGCCGAGCTGATGGCGAGTTCGCCGGTCGATGGCATCTACCCCACATCACCGGACGACACTGCGGTCATCCTCTACACGTCGGGCACCACGGGAAAACCCAAGGGCGCGGAACTCACCCATTCGAACATCCTGCTCAATTGTGCAATCGTGTCGCCCAAGCTCGTGCCCGTACCCTTGGGACAGGCAAACTACCTCGCGACCCTCCCGCTCTTCCATTCCTTTGGACAGGTGGTCGTACAGAACGCCAGCATCTCCAGCGGTGGCTGCTTCAGCCTGTTGCCTCGTTTTGATCCGGGCCAGGCGCTCGAGATCATCGAGCGCGACAAGATCAACGTGTTTGCCGGAGTTCCGACGATGTACTTTGCCATGCTGCATCACAAGGGCGATCGCAGCTACGACGTCTCGAGCCTGGAGTTCTGTTTGACCGGCGGTGCGCCGATGCCGATCGAAGTCATGAGCGCCTTCGAGAAGAAATTTGGCGTCACGATCTTCGAGGGCTACGGGCTTTCCGAAACTTCACCGATCGCGAGCTTCGGCACCCTCGGTCGACCGCGCAAAGCGGGATCCATCGGTTACCCGGTTTGGGGAGTCGAACTGCAGATTGCGGACGAAAAAGGCAAAGCACTCCCGGATGGGGAGCGGGGCGAGATCTGCATTCGAGGGCACAACATCATGAAGGGTTACCTCGGTCGCCCCGAAGCCACCGCAGAAGCATTCGAGGGCGGCTGGTTCCATTCGGGAGACATCGGATATCGCGACGACGACGGCTGCTATTGGATCGTCGACCGCAAGAAGGACATGATCTTGCGCGGCGGCTTCAACGTTTATCCGCGAGAAGTCGAAGAGGTCCTCTATGCCCATGAAGCGATCGCGGAAGCTGCCGTCGTGGGCGTGCCCCACGAAAGCCACGGAGAAGAAGTCAAGGCCGTCGTGTCCCTGCTCGCTGGCAAGACCGCGAGCGAAAAGGAAATCATCGCCTTCTGCAAAGAGCGGCTCTCGGCTTACAAATATCCCCGCACCGTAGAGTTCGTGGACGCCCTGCCCAAAGGACCCTCGGGCAAGATTCTCAAGCGGGAGTTGCGCTGA
- a CDS encoding DUF4097 family beta strand repeat protein: MGAHQHGRGERSGTRLSNGLLGGFLRGLVNGIPWGEAAEGEETLLLEVPEKNVVHIHNANGRTAIIGEERDDIEVTATKQARAECPIAAAELIGTMGVSAEEVAGILEIDIEIPRKWNRHGRVALTIRIPNHVQIEVSSANGKVNVCGMRANVHARSDNGSVCIQDVIGDLTLSAANAKVCCEHTCGLLEARSSNGNVELHDHTGGIDAMTSNGSIRASVAKLSEDGVKLATSNGRIVLDLPKDLDAEMDIRVDNGVIRNDRTIDSDIPQSAGRVRGKLGLGGPMIKLRTSNGTVSIH, encoded by the coding sequence GTGGGCGCCCATCAGCACGGACGCGGCGAACGATCGGGAACCCGCCTTTCGAACGGTTTGCTCGGCGGATTTCTCCGCGGCCTGGTGAATGGGATCCCCTGGGGCGAAGCGGCCGAGGGCGAAGAAACCCTACTGCTCGAGGTGCCGGAAAAGAACGTCGTTCACATTCACAACGCCAACGGCCGAACTGCGATCATCGGCGAGGAGCGTGACGACATCGAAGTGACGGCCACCAAGCAAGCTCGGGCCGAATGTCCGATCGCGGCGGCAGAGTTGATCGGCACGATGGGCGTCAGCGCGGAAGAGGTGGCGGGCATCCTGGAAATTGACATCGAGATTCCGCGCAAGTGGAATCGGCACGGTCGCGTGGCACTCACGATTCGAATTCCAAATCATGTACAGATCGAAGTTTCGTCTGCGAACGGCAAGGTCAACGTTTGCGGCATGCGGGCCAACGTCCACGCGCGTTCGGATAACGGCAGCGTCTGTATCCAGGACGTGATCGGCGATCTGACCCTGAGCGCGGCCAACGCCAAGGTCTGCTGCGAGCATACCTGCGGCCTGCTCGAGGCGCGGTCGAGCAACGGCAATGTAGAGCTACACGATCACACGGGCGGGATCGACGCCATGACCTCGAACGGATCGATTCGCGCTTCGGTCGCAAAACTTTCAGAGGACGGCGTCAAGCTCGCGACCAGCAACGGACGCATCGTGCTCGATCTTCCAAAAGATCTCGACGCTGAAATGGACATTCGCGTCGACAACGGCGTGATCCGCAACGACCGCACGATAGATTCCGACATCCCTCAAAGCGCGGGTCGGGTTCGCGGCAAGCTCGGGCTCGGCGGCCCGATGATCAAGCTCCGCACCTCGAACGGTACGGTCTCGATTCACTGA
- a CDS encoding rhomboid family intramembrane serine protease: protein MGFGPPVTPNIIKNLIIANGVVFIAQYLTKGLVSDWAVVSPASVWLNFELWRPFTYMWLHSVNSPFHIIFNMFALWMFGSQMALHWGEQRFIRYYLICGIGAGFLIATVPFIPVIMGISPLTHALMIPTLGASGAVMGCLLAYSLTWPNRTIQLIFPPIPIKAIWLIPFLFFMEFSSGQQGVSHVGHLGGVLVGWVYLVREGRTPGAPTIATLKLKWRRYQMRQKLRAVHEEERRERKREDDDHTYH from the coding sequence ATGGGGTTCGGACCCCCGGTAACTCCAAACATCATCAAGAATTTGATCATCGCGAACGGCGTGGTCTTCATCGCTCAGTATTTGACCAAAGGACTCGTGTCCGACTGGGCGGTCGTCTCGCCGGCTTCGGTCTGGCTCAACTTCGAGTTGTGGCGCCCGTTCACCTACATGTGGCTCCACTCCGTAAATTCTCCCTTTCACATCATTTTCAACATGTTCGCCCTGTGGATGTTCGGCAGCCAGATGGCCCTCCACTGGGGTGAGCAACGCTTCATCCGCTACTACCTCATATGTGGCATCGGCGCCGGATTCCTGATTGCGACCGTGCCCTTTATCCCGGTGATCATGGGCATCAGCCCGCTGACCCACGCACTCATGATTCCAACCCTCGGCGCCTCGGGCGCGGTCATGGGATGTCTTCTGGCCTATTCCCTCACCTGGCCCAATCGAACCATCCAACTCATCTTTCCGCCGATCCCCATCAAGGCGATCTGGTTGATTCCTTTTCTGTTCTTCATGGAGTTCAGCTCTGGCCAACAAGGCGTGAGCCACGTCGGACACCTGGGCGGCGTGTTGGTCGGCTGGGTGTATCTCGTGCGCGAGGGGCGCACCCCCGGTGCACCGACAATCGCTACCCTCAAGTTGAAATGGCGTCGCTACCAGATGCGCCAGAAGCTGCGCGCGGTTCACGAAGAAGAGCGCCGTGAAAGAAAAAGGGAAGATGATGACCACACGTATCATTAG
- a CDS encoding PaaI family thioesterase: MSIDSDQERRFTHWDASSMNATGAWAERRRLAQAMRKVIQRLVVIDAPEADLAEAADALERYSKRLAEYPNCTKYEGWAETALSGDAAAFFDHSPLIGLANPLSPPISLMADRDQMTVDGSVVFGPAFEGPPACVHGGFISAAFDEVLGYVYSLTGNPGMTAQLTVNYKRPTPLNTELHFKAQIDRVDGRKTYVSGKVFAEDRLTASADALFLNISAERLSDLYMEGQEREEERRIQKGEIADANLEPESEPR, encoded by the coding sequence GTGAGCATCGATAGCGACCAAGAACGGAGATTCACCCATTGGGATGCGAGTTCGATGAACGCCACGGGCGCTTGGGCGGAGCGCCGACGGCTCGCCCAGGCGATGCGCAAAGTGATCCAGCGACTGGTTGTGATCGATGCGCCAGAAGCGGATCTGGCAGAAGCCGCCGACGCTCTCGAGCGTTATTCCAAGCGACTCGCCGAATATCCCAACTGCACCAAGTACGAAGGTTGGGCTGAGACTGCCCTGTCGGGGGATGCCGCGGCGTTCTTCGACCACAGTCCACTGATCGGCCTCGCAAACCCACTTTCACCGCCAATCTCGCTAATGGCAGATCGCGACCAGATGACGGTAGACGGCAGCGTGGTGTTTGGTCCGGCGTTCGAAGGCCCACCCGCCTGTGTCCACGGCGGATTCATCTCCGCCGCCTTCGATGAAGTGCTGGGCTACGTCTATTCCCTCACCGGCAATCCGGGAATGACCGCGCAATTGACGGTCAACTACAAACGCCCGACCCCACTCAACACCGAACTCCACTTCAAGGCCCAAATTGATCGCGTCGATGGACGCAAGACCTATGTGAGTGGCAAAGTATTTGCGGAAGATCGCCTCACCGCATCTGCCGATGCCCTCTTCCTAAACATCAGCGCTGAACGCTTGAGCGACTTGTATATGGAAGGCCAGGAACGCGAAGAAGAGAGGCGCATCCAGAAAGGTGAAATTGCCGACGCCAACCTCGAACCAGAATCCGAGCCCAGGTGA
- a CDS encoding HPF/RaiA family ribosome-associated protein: MQIHWHQTKFVGDKQRAEIEERIHALADQGHNDLLDIRISGNPSRHWGHTEHEVKITCDARGQEIVASRSAPKMERALHDALENFKQQVRHMRSRRKEHREPRGRAEDAAATLDDVNK; encoded by the coding sequence TTGCAAATACATTGGCACCAGACCAAATTCGTAGGAGACAAACAACGAGCTGAAATCGAGGAGCGCATTCACGCCCTCGCAGACCAAGGACACAACGACCTCCTCGATATCAGAATTTCCGGAAACCCATCCCGCCACTGGGGCCACACCGAGCACGAAGTCAAAATCACCTGTGATGCTCGAGGACAAGAGATCGTCGCCAGTCGCAGCGCACCCAAGATGGAGCGCGCACTTCACGACGCACTAGAAAATTTCAAACAACAGGTGCGACACATGCGATCGCGCCGCAAAGAACATCGCGAACCACGTGGACGCGCCGAGGACGCAGCGGCCACACTGGATGACGTGAACAAGTAA
- a CDS encoding AAA family ATPase, translating to MYTAFYGLFEKPFSLSPDPRYLFFADSHREALAHMRYGIDQGEGFIAVTGEVGMGKSTLCRALIEELGPETEVAYLFNPPRSATELLQAIAHEYGLDPAGHQRHALNDQLNQFLLERKRCGQQVLLVIDEAQNLDAHVLEEIRLLSNLETANSKLIQIVLLGQPELDRKLDSHELRQLRQRISVRWFLTPLTRVETSAYVAHRLYVSAGGERPIFTSSAQREIYKRSGGVPRRINLLADRSLLAGYGANAARIGPGIVRQAAREIDEGGRIKKPRRTSLVALRIAMALGLFVLAGVLGNLVGHSDSLRSLVAVNFGSRTNLAPVSAAKTELSPEETAFGALNAGDSIEQTGPVTTPIPAPLTPGPDTSGIPAAELEGASIPVEAPESDTLRGSKALTPGPVGSRAERLRNTLLPGSFLGRLLDHQDAAAGRAIALNAILASFDLLPALDTPLDDQDIATHLEGRGLSVLRVHGATLEELRAMNHPVMLSLRTEQRGLRSVALRHLDNDSALLFGVTGLDSLKVPVVEIDHQWDGEALIVWEKLPRDQGPRLLDQRGAG from the coding sequence ATGTATACCGCGTTTTACGGGCTTTTCGAAAAGCCCTTTTCTCTGAGCCCTGACCCTCGCTACCTGTTCTTTGCGGATTCTCACCGCGAGGCGCTGGCACACATGCGCTACGGGATCGATCAGGGTGAGGGCTTCATTGCGGTGACGGGTGAGGTGGGGATGGGCAAGTCGACCCTGTGTCGCGCGTTGATCGAAGAGCTTGGCCCCGAAACCGAAGTGGCGTACCTGTTCAATCCTCCGCGCTCCGCGACCGAGTTGCTGCAGGCGATTGCTCACGAGTACGGACTCGATCCGGCCGGACACCAGCGCCACGCGCTCAACGATCAACTCAACCAATTTCTGCTCGAACGAAAGCGCTGCGGCCAACAGGTGCTGTTGGTCATCGACGAGGCCCAGAACCTCGACGCACACGTGCTCGAAGAAATTCGCCTGCTGTCCAATCTCGAGACTGCCAACAGCAAACTGATCCAGATTGTGTTGTTGGGTCAGCCGGAACTCGACCGCAAACTCGACTCCCATGAGTTGCGCCAACTGCGCCAACGCATCAGCGTCCGCTGGTTTTTGACGCCGCTGACCCGGGTCGAGACCAGCGCCTACGTGGCGCATCGACTCTATGTTTCGGCCGGTGGAGAGCGCCCAATCTTTACCTCGAGCGCCCAACGAGAAATTTACAAACGCTCGGGTGGAGTCCCTCGTCGGATCAATCTTCTGGCCGACCGAAGTCTGCTGGCCGGCTACGGCGCAAATGCTGCGCGGATTGGCCCCGGCATCGTGCGTCAGGCGGCGCGCGAGATTGACGAAGGTGGGCGAATCAAAAAACCGCGCCGCACATCGCTTGTCGCTCTGCGGATCGCCATGGCCCTCGGGTTGTTCGTGCTCGCGGGAGTCCTGGGCAACTTGGTGGGACACTCCGATTCATTGCGCAGTCTGGTCGCCGTAAATTTCGGCTCGCGAACGAATTTGGCTCCGGTATCCGCAGCGAAGACGGAATTATCCCCCGAGGAGACGGCATTCGGAGCGTTGAACGCCGGGGATTCGATTGAACAAACCGGCCCCGTGACGACTCCCATTCCTGCGCCCTTGACTCCAGGACCAGACACCAGTGGCATCCCCGCAGCCGAGTTGGAAGGTGCTTCGATCCCTGTTGAAGCGCCTGAATCGGACACCCTGCGCGGCAGCAAGGCCCTGACACCCGGACCGGTGGGAAGCCGCGCCGAACGCCTGCGCAATACCCTGTTGCCCGGGAGTTTTTTGGGACGCCTGCTCGATCATCAGGACGCAGCCGCGGGGCGCGCAATTGCCCTCAACGCGATACTCGCTTCTTTTGATCTCCTCCCCGCGTTGGACACTCCATTGGATGACCAGGACATTGCGACCCACCTCGAAGGGCGCGGTCTCTCGGTGTTGCGAGTTCACGGTGCCACCCTCGAAGAACTTCGCGCGATGAACCACCCAGTGATGCTTTCGCTGCGCACCGAACAAAGAGGATTGCGCAGCGTGGCGCTGCGACATCTCGACAACGACAGTGCGTTGCTCTTCGGGGTCACCGGCCTCGATTCTCTGAAGGTTCCCGTTGTCGAAATTGATCACCAGTGGGATGGCGAGGCACTGATCGTCTGGGAGAAGCTCCCTCGCGATCAGGGCCCGCGGCTGCTCGACCAGAGAGGTGCAGGATGA
- a CDS encoding TRC40/GET3/ArsA family transport-energizing ATPase, with the protein MRVLLHMGKGGVGKTTLSLATALGCARAGHRVIVLSTDTAHSLGDALGRPVGPKSVDIAERVVAREVSVFEELSHSWFEIQNWLRELLRDEADEMVVEELLVFPGLEELMALRAVCEVEASGEFDVCVVDCAPTGSALRMLRYPDVLEIFMEHFFEFERKGAQLLRPLLNGPLLSGINAGRLLPSEEFFVAFEQLYREVSDVRKILMDNTRTSARLIVNPAQVVIAESRRTYAYLGLYGVATDAVLINRVLPSCAADGYFARWAEREATGLAEIAESFPIPQFTAPLHNREIIGIPALEQLASEVYNARDPAEVMTRARPFRVRKQGRQTLLEIDLHGIEKDEIELLSTGSELHLRVRDVARRISLPSSIAGKPIARSHFSQGVLHVLFCD; encoded by the coding sequence GTGAGGGTTCTCCTCCATATGGGCAAGGGCGGAGTCGGAAAGACGACGCTTTCATTGGCGACGGCGCTGGGTTGTGCACGCGCGGGGCACCGGGTGATCGTGTTGTCGACCGACACCGCTCATAGCCTGGGAGACGCTCTTGGCCGCCCGGTTGGCCCGAAGTCCGTCGACATTGCAGAGCGCGTGGTCGCGCGCGAAGTCAGCGTGTTCGAAGAACTCTCGCACTCATGGTTCGAAATTCAAAACTGGCTGCGTGAGCTCTTGCGCGATGAAGCCGACGAGATGGTGGTCGAAGAACTGCTGGTCTTTCCCGGTTTGGAAGAGCTCATGGCTCTGCGAGCCGTGTGCGAAGTCGAAGCCAGCGGTGAATTCGACGTCTGCGTCGTGGACTGCGCGCCAACCGGTTCGGCCCTGCGCATGCTGCGCTATCCAGACGTGCTCGAGATCTTCATGGAGCACTTCTTCGAGTTCGAGCGAAAGGGCGCCCAGCTCCTCCGCCCTCTGCTGAATGGTCCTCTACTCAGCGGCATCAACGCTGGGCGCTTGTTGCCGAGCGAAGAGTTTTTCGTCGCATTCGAGCAGCTCTATCGCGAAGTCTCGGATGTGCGTAAGATTTTGATGGACAACACACGAACGAGCGCGCGACTCATCGTCAACCCGGCCCAGGTCGTGATCGCAGAATCTCGGCGAACGTACGCGTATCTCGGCCTATACGGTGTTGCGACCGACGCGGTGCTGATCAATCGGGTTTTGCCGAGTTGTGCCGCGGATGGCTATTTCGCGCGCTGGGCGGAACGCGAAGCAACCGGATTGGCCGAGATCGCTGAATCGTTTCCGATTCCCCAATTCACGGCGCCCCTACACAATCGAGAGATCATCGGAATTCCCGCCCTCGAACAGCTAGCGAGCGAAGTCTACAACGCGCGAGATCCCGCCGAGGTCATGACCCGTGCCCGGCCATTTCGCGTGCGAAAACAGGGTCGGCAGACGCTGTTGGAAATTGATCTGCATGGAATCGAAAAAGACGAGATTGAGCTTCTCAGCACCGGAAGCGAGCTTCATCTACGGGTGCGCGATGTCGCGCGGCGTATTTCTTTACCCTCGTCGATCGCCGGCAAGCCGATTGCGCGTTCTCATTTCTCGCAGGGGGTGCTGCATGTTCTTTTCTGCGACTGA
- a CDS encoding alpha/beta fold hydrolase, with product MANRMERPATIALADRNDRVGWVLEALYRVGLGTETGGAVIAPPHPLYGGSMDSPVVNEIAFACEKAGIASLRFNWRGIGASTGEASGAPEDAREDYCAALDFLEESVSPPLVAAGYSFGGITAVVAADRTTVRRLALVAPPPSMLDRSRLESFKGKVFIAVGDDDTLAPARELEEIARGLDRVNFEVLDKTDHYFVTGPGLKDLCSRLTNWLET from the coding sequence GTGGCGAATCGAATGGAGCGACCGGCGACGATCGCGCTGGCGGATCGAAATGATCGTGTGGGTTGGGTGCTCGAAGCCCTCTACCGGGTCGGGTTGGGTACGGAAACCGGCGGTGCGGTGATCGCGCCTCCCCACCCGCTGTACGGCGGCAGCATGGATTCACCCGTCGTCAATGAAATTGCCTTTGCCTGTGAGAAGGCCGGCATTGCGAGTCTGCGTTTCAACTGGCGCGGGATCGGGGCCAGTACCGGGGAAGCGAGCGGCGCTCCAGAAGACGCACGCGAAGACTACTGTGCGGCGCTCGACTTTCTCGAGGAATCCGTATCCCCACCCCTGGTCGCGGCGGGCTATTCCTTCGGAGGCATCACGGCAGTTGTCGCTGCAGATCGCACAACCGTCCGTCGGCTGGCCCTCGTCGCGCCACCGCCCTCCATGCTGGATCGTTCCCGCCTCGAAAGCTTCAAGGGCAAGGTATTCATCGCGGTGGGAGATGACGACACACTGGCACCAGCACGCGAACTCGAAGAGATTGCCAGGGGACTGGATCGCGTAAATTTCGAAGTACTAGACAAGACCGACCACTATTTCGTAACAGGACCCGGCCTAAAAGACCTATGCTCCAGACTCACAAACTGGCTCGAAACCTGA
- a CDS encoding ArsA family ATPase — protein MRLVLYTGKGGVGKTTTAAASALWSASQGKRTLLISADSSHSLSDVLDRKIGPEPIVITDNLKAVEVDSRVEMGRHWGSISDFLVSLFRYQGIEGVVAEELALLPGAEELTTLLAVDRFAQSGEFDFAVVDCAPTDTTLRLLALPDVAHSSLRLLLKIQRALAGVMTPLARNFVSMPLPSADVFAEAEALLYAKLRALRARIIDPQTSVRLVVTTERMVIEEARRAFTDLCLFGLRCDAVVVNRLLPEIAMREPFFREWGEVQEERLAEISELFAPLRLLPAVLGEEEIIGPESLLDHGRRLFADCRPDDVLSSARAIEFHSEQGRYSVSIPLPGATLDSVEITKVEGELLVRTASVCRALRLPRRMATLEVTEAHLRDGMLSVFFRSEQAQGDVDDACGPHSPTPAQGPDP, from the coding sequence ATGCGCCTGGTTCTGTACACCGGTAAGGGCGGAGTGGGGAAGACTACGACGGCCGCCGCGAGCGCGCTGTGGAGCGCCTCCCAGGGTAAGCGGACTCTGCTGATTTCGGCGGATTCTTCACACAGTCTGTCCGATGTGCTCGATCGAAAGATCGGCCCCGAACCCATCGTCATCACTGACAACCTGAAGGCGGTCGAAGTCGACTCTCGGGTCGAGATGGGTCGCCATTGGGGCAGCATCAGCGACTTTCTCGTTTCGCTGTTTCGCTACCAGGGAATCGAAGGCGTGGTGGCAGAGGAACTCGCCCTGCTGCCGGGTGCCGAAGAACTCACGACCCTGCTCGCGGTAGATCGGTTTGCCCAGTCGGGCGAATTCGATTTTGCCGTCGTCGACTGCGCCCCGACCGACACCACATTGCGACTGCTGGCACTGCCCGATGTGGCGCACAGCAGCCTTCGCTTGTTGCTCAAGATCCAGCGTGCGCTCGCGGGGGTCATGACTCCCCTGGCGCGGAACTTTGTCTCGATGCCACTACCGAGCGCCGATGTGTTCGCCGAAGCCGAGGCGTTGCTCTACGCCAAGTTGCGAGCATTGCGGGCCCGAATCATTGATCCACAGACGAGCGTTCGTCTCGTTGTCACCACGGAGAGAATGGTGATTGAAGAAGCGCGGCGGGCTTTCACCGACCTATGTCTTTTTGGGCTCCGCTGCGACGCCGTCGTGGTCAATCGCCTGTTGCCCGAAATCGCTATGCGCGAGCCGTTCTTTCGCGAGTGGGGTGAAGTTCAAGAAGAGCGGCTGGCGGAGATCAGCGAACTATTCGCTCCGCTCCGATTGCTCCCCGCCGTTCTCGGAGAGGAAGAAATCATCGGCCCGGAGTCGCTGCTGGATCACGGTCGTCGACTCTTTGCCGACTGCCGACCCGACGACGTGCTCTCGAGTGCCCGCGCGATTGAATTTCACAGCGAACAGGGTCGCTACTCGGTTTCGATCCCGCTCCCCGGCGCGACCCTCGACAGTGTCGAGATCACCAAGGTGGAGGGCGAACTCCTGGTCCGGACAGCATCAGTGTGTCGTGCACTGAGGTTGCCGCGCCGCATGGCAACGCTCGAGGTGACCGAGGCACATCTGCGCGATGGGATGCTCTCGGTCTTCTTTCGCAGCGAGCAGGCCCAGGGTGACGTCGATGATGCCTGCGGCCCCCATTCCCCCACGCCGGCGCAGGGGCCTGATCCGTGA
- a CDS encoding NUDIX hydrolase, whose protein sequence is MAVVGRYRGKFLEMVTEEVVLPNGRTATLDLIRHPGAAAVVPFLDDDRVLLIRQFRHAAGGTIFEVPAGKLEPGEEPIICAGRELEEETGKKAGRIEPLGSIFTTPGFTDEQIYLFAAFDLEDVPQALEDDEIIEQAPMTLESALELIWSGELTDAKSIIALIKAARLLGRLDGAGA, encoded by the coding sequence ATGGCCGTGGTGGGGCGATACCGAGGCAAGTTTCTCGAGATGGTGACCGAGGAGGTCGTGCTTCCCAACGGCCGCACGGCCACCCTCGACCTGATCCGTCACCCGGGCGCAGCTGCGGTGGTTCCGTTCCTGGACGACGATCGCGTGCTGCTGATCCGCCAATTCAGGCACGCGGCCGGGGGAACGATTTTCGAGGTACCCGCGGGCAAACTCGAACCGGGGGAAGAGCCCATAATTTGTGCAGGTAGAGAACTCGAGGAGGAAACCGGCAAGAAGGCCGGCCGCATCGAGCCTCTGGGGTCGATTTTCACTACCCCGGGCTTCACCGACGAGCAAATCTACCTGTTTGCCGCCTTCGACCTCGAGGATGTCCCTCAAGCCTTAGAGGACGACGAGATCATCGAGCAGGCGCCCATGACCCTCGAAAGTGCCCTGGAGCTCATCTGGTCCGGGGAACTGACCGATGCAAAGAGCATCATTGCGCTGATAAAAGCCGCGCGACTCCTGGGCCGACTCGATGGTGCCGGCGCCTGA